In Gemmatimonadales bacterium, the following are encoded in one genomic region:
- a CDS encoding Bor family protein has protein sequence MQRTGSAMMVRNRMVSRAAAILLLVGSAGCFHATVETGLAPSTQVIEKPFASGWIYGLVPPSTVSTAAKCPDGVAKVETQLSFVNQLVSFITFEIYTPMTIKVTCAAKHTAVVAPTADIRVGTAAGSDSIRAAFASAATEALTSGRAVLVQVADTVRP, from the coding sequence GTGCAACGAACCGGATCGGCAATGATGGTGCGCAACCGGATGGTGTCACGAGCAGCGGCGATATTGCTGCTGGTCGGGTCGGCGGGATGCTTTCACGCCACCGTGGAGACGGGGCTGGCACCGTCGACGCAGGTGATCGAGAAGCCGTTCGCCTCCGGATGGATCTACGGGCTGGTGCCGCCGAGCACCGTGTCGACCGCGGCGAAGTGTCCCGATGGTGTCGCGAAGGTCGAAACACAGCTGTCGTTCGTCAACCAGCTGGTCTCCTTCATCACCTTCGAGATCTATACGCCGATGACGATCAAGGTGACCTGCGCCGCGAAGCACACGGCCGTCGTCGCGCCGACCGCCGACATCCGCGTCGGGACGGCGGCAGGAAGCGATTCGATCCGCGCCGCATTTGCATCGGCCGCGACCGAGGCGCTCACCTCCGGCCGGGCCGTGCTGGTGCAGGTGGCCGACACGGTCCGCCCGTAG